The following proteins are encoded in a genomic region of Nitrospirota bacterium:
- a CDS encoding ABC transporter ATP-binding protein has protein sequence MIKLVGVEKTLGGQPVLRGVDLAIPAGKLTTIIGRSGEGKSVLLKHMIGLLQPDRGEVWVDSVEISRLRGRALNEVRKRFAMLFQGAALFDSLTVYENVAFPLREKLRLPDGEVRRRVEEKLEQVGLAGMGHKFPAELSGGMKKRAGLARALVMEPEIILFDEPTTGLDPLMAKTIHDLILETHRRFGFTAVMVSHEIPEIFGISDWVAMLKDGRIAAMAPSAEFQRTTDPEVLEFITVGAEARESVPR, from the coding sequence GTGATTAAACTCGTCGGAGTCGAAAAGACCTTGGGGGGCCAGCCGGTGCTGCGCGGGGTGGACCTCGCCATCCCGGCCGGCAAGCTCACGACCATCATCGGCCGCAGCGGCGAGGGCAAGAGCGTCCTGCTCAAGCACATGATCGGGCTGCTGCAGCCGGACCGCGGCGAGGTGTGGGTGGACAGCGTGGAGATCTCGCGGCTGCGGGGCCGGGCGCTCAACGAGGTCCGCAAGCGGTTCGCGATGCTGTTCCAGGGCGCCGCCCTGTTCGACTCCCTGACGGTCTACGAAAACGTGGCCTTCCCGCTGCGCGAGAAGCTCCGGCTTCCGGACGGGGAGGTCCGGCGCCGGGTGGAGGAAAAGCTGGAGCAGGTGGGGCTGGCCGGGATGGGGCACAAGTTCCCGGCCGAATTGAGCGGCGGGATGAAAAAGCGGGCCGGTCTCGCCCGGGCCCTGGTGATGGAGCCGGAGATCATCCTGTTCGACGAGCCGACGACCGGCCTGGATCCGCTCATGGCCAAGACCATCCACGACCTGATCCTGGAGACGCACAGGCGGTTCGGCTTCACGGCGGTCATGGTCAGTCACGAGATTCCGGAGATCTTCGGGATTTCGGATTGGGTGGCGATGCTCAAGGACGGCCGGATCGCGGCCATGGCTCCGTCGGCCGAATTCCAGCGCACCACCGATCCGGAGGTCCTGGAATTCATCACGGTCGGGGCGGAGGCGAGGGAGAGCGTTCCTCGCTGA
- the ispG gene encoding flavodoxin-dependent (E)-4-hydroxy-3-methylbut-2-enyl-diphosphate synthase: protein MYITRRKTRQIKVGKVKIGGDAPVSVQSMTSTDTRDVQATVEQIRRLEEVGCEIVRVAVPDMDAAAALKKIKAQMTVPLIADIHFDHRLALKAAEVVDCVRINPGNIGAWWKVAEVIKAVTDHGIPLRVGVNGGSLERPLLEKYGYPTAEALAESALNAVHALEDVGFTNMKVSLKASDVHMAADAYWLFAQQSNYPLHIGITEAGTAMTGAVKSAIGLGWLLSNGIGDTLRVSLAADPVEEVKVGFEILKALELRHRGINVIACPTCGRVEIDVVRMANELEQRLGHIKAPLNVSVLGCVVNGIGEGKEADIGIAGGEGVGILFKKGKLVRKVPMPELLDTLIQEVEVLAKEKETEEASEPSGSAEPDGRRSWPPRSSEPVPDSPAGKGREIPVLPNRR, encoded by the coding sequence ATGTACATCACGCGGCGCAAGACCAGGCAGATCAAGGTCGGCAAGGTCAAGATCGGCGGAGACGCGCCGGTCTCGGTCCAGTCCATGACCTCGACCGACACGCGCGATGTCCAGGCGACGGTCGAGCAGATCCGCCGGCTGGAAGAGGTCGGCTGCGAGATCGTCCGCGTGGCCGTGCCGGACATGGACGCGGCCGCGGCGCTCAAGAAGATCAAGGCGCAGATGACCGTCCCGCTCATCGCCGACATCCATTTCGACCACCGGCTGGCGCTGAAGGCCGCGGAGGTCGTGGATTGCGTGCGGATCAACCCGGGCAACATCGGGGCCTGGTGGAAGGTCGCCGAGGTGATCAAGGCGGTCACCGACCACGGGATCCCGCTCCGCGTCGGGGTCAACGGGGGATCGCTGGAGCGCCCCCTGCTGGAGAAGTACGGCTATCCGACCGCGGAGGCCCTGGCCGAGTCGGCCTTGAACGCGGTGCACGCGCTGGAGGACGTGGGTTTCACGAACATGAAGGTCTCGCTCAAGGCCTCCGACGTGCACATGGCGGCGGACGCCTACTGGCTGTTCGCCCAACAGTCGAACTATCCCCTGCACATCGGGATCACCGAGGCCGGCACCGCCATGACCGGCGCCGTCAAGTCCGCGATCGGGCTGGGCTGGCTCCTGTCGAACGGCATCGGCGACACCCTGCGGGTGTCCCTGGCCGCCGATCCGGTCGAGGAGGTGAAGGTCGGCTTCGAGATCCTCAAGGCGCTGGAGCTGCGGCATCGCGGGATCAACGTCATCGCCTGTCCGACCTGCGGGCGGGTGGAGATTGACGTGGTCCGGATGGCCAACGAGCTGGAGCAGCGGCTCGGACACATCAAGGCCCCGCTGAACGTCTCCGTCCTGGGCTGCGTCGTGAACGGAATCGGCGAAGGCAAGGAAGCGGACATCGGCATTGCGGGCGGCGAGGGGGTCGGCATCCTGTTCAAAAAAGGCAAGCTGGTGCGCAAAGTGCCGATGCCCGAGCTCCTGGACACCCTGATCCAGGAAGTCGAGGTCCTGGCCAAGGAAAAGGAGACCGAAGAGGCCAGCGAGCCGTCCGGATCGGCCGAGCCCGACGGTCGTCGGTCCTGGCCGCCCCGGTCGTCCGAGCCCGTTCCGGACAGTCCAGCGGGAAAGGGCCGCGAGATCCCTGTCCTTCCAAACCGTCGCTGA
- the mlaD gene encoding outer membrane lipid asymmetry maintenance protein MlaD — translation MERAKLELIVGVFVLVGIVCLGYLSIKLGRLEIIGGGLYEVDAVFTSVTGLKPGATTEIAGVEVGRVKAIKLKDDQALVTLAIHDGVTLYTDTFASVKTRGIIGEKFISLSPGGGGDVLKPGDRIRDTESGLDLEELVSQYIHGKVK, via the coding sequence ATGGAACGGGCCAAACTGGAGCTGATCGTCGGCGTCTTCGTGCTGGTGGGCATCGTCTGCCTGGGGTACCTCTCGATCAAGCTGGGCCGGCTGGAGATCATCGGCGGGGGCCTGTACGAGGTGGATGCGGTGTTCACCTCGGTGACCGGCTTGAAACCCGGGGCGACGACGGAGATCGCCGGCGTGGAGGTCGGGCGGGTCAAGGCGATCAAGCTGAAGGATGACCAGGCGTTGGTCACGCTGGCGATCCACGACGGGGTCACGTTGTATACGGACACGTTTGCGTCGGTCAAGACGCGCGGCATCATCGGCGAGAAGTTCATCTCGCTCTCGCCCGGCGGCGGCGGCGACGTGCTCAAGCCGGGCGACAGGATCAGGGACACGGAATCGGGCCTCGACCTCGAGGAGTTGGTCAGCCAGTACATCCACGGCAAGGTGAAGTGA
- a CDS encoding DUF3187 family protein has translation MRVSACARGILAGIVVGLLFVWAGDAAAEGYGPFPVRNFQPLQMLFLGMPGDRAAVLKKGALDVRVELADTATVFDDRILPTTATMKFEQLRSGLFLRYGLTEKLEVAVEVPAVYRYRGILEGAITGVERATTGLAPARKSLENRGYVYNVSRNGNVMFSGSNNTLGLGDTTFIGKYQLLTEDHGWTPTLSLRVAAKAPTGDSAQFFGSGHPDFGVGVAVEKAVATNWLLYGNFNVVQPTGTVSNLSLQTVLTGIGAVEYLWSPALSFVAQFDYYSSAYHGTGSPVLDRGVTEAAFGFNYELRRNLLWQVYGIENLDILRGSAADFTLSTVVTYRFGN, from the coding sequence GTGCGAGTTTCGGCGTGCGCGAGAGGTATCCTGGCGGGCATCGTCGTGGGCCTCCTGTTCGTCTGGGCGGGGGATGCCGCGGCTGAGGGATACGGTCCGTTTCCGGTCCGGAACTTCCAACCCCTGCAGATGCTCTTCCTGGGCATGCCGGGCGACCGGGCCGCGGTGCTCAAGAAGGGTGCATTGGACGTCCGGGTCGAGTTGGCGGACACGGCGACGGTTTTCGACGATCGCATCCTGCCGACCACCGCGACGATGAAGTTCGAGCAGCTCCGGTCCGGGCTGTTCCTCCGCTACGGCCTCACGGAGAAACTCGAGGTCGCGGTCGAGGTGCCCGCCGTCTACCGCTATCGCGGTATCCTGGAGGGAGCGATCACGGGGGTCGAGCGGGCGACGACCGGCCTGGCGCCGGCGCGCAAGTCGCTCGAGAACAGGGGATACGTGTACAACGTGAGCCGCAACGGCAATGTGATGTTCTCCGGCAGCAACAACACCCTCGGACTGGGGGACACCACCTTCATCGGCAAGTATCAGCTCCTCACCGAAGACCATGGGTGGACGCCAACCCTGTCTCTCCGCGTCGCGGCCAAGGCGCCGACCGGAGACAGCGCGCAGTTCTTCGGCAGCGGCCATCCGGACTTCGGGGTCGGGGTCGCAGTCGAGAAAGCGGTGGCGACCAATTGGCTCCTGTACGGGAACTTCAACGTCGTCCAGCCGACGGGCACGGTCTCCAACCTGTCGCTCCAAACCGTGCTGACCGGGATCGGCGCGGTGGAATACCTCTGGTCCCCGGCGCTCTCGTTCGTCGCCCAGTTCGATTATTATTCCAGCGCCTACCACGGAACGGGCAGCCCGGTCCTCGACCGGGGCGTCACCGAAGCGGCCTTCGGATTCAACTACGAGCTGCGGCGCAATCTGCTCTGGCAGGTCTATGGGATCGAGAACCTGGATATCCTCCGTGGCAGCGCCGCCGACTTTACCCTGTCCACCGTGGTCACCTACCGGTTTGGGAACTGA
- the dxs gene encoding 1-deoxy-D-xylulose-5-phosphate synthase — MSFLKTIHNPADLKRVPPEQLPALCQEIREQIISVVSSVGGHLASNLGVVELTVALHYLLDTPTDKIVWDTSNQAYAHKLLTGRRERFHTLRQYGGLSGFCKREESVYDTFNAGHAGTGVSAALGMVEARDQLDQTHKVVCVVGDGAMTAGMTLEGLHHAGGLKKDFVVILNDNQMSISKNVGAISAYLNRTFTGEFYTRIKEEAGHFLRAIPQIGQPMQKLARRAEELAKGIILPGILFEELGFRYVGPIDGHNFEHLLPTLENVFKLKGPTLVHVITKKGLGYEPAMKNPVWFHACPAFVHETGEPAKKSPRPSYTAHAVKALVALARKDPRIVAITAAMCEGTGLTAFEKEFPDRLYDVGIAEQHAVTFAAGLAAQGMKPVVAMYSTFLQRAYDQVVHDVATQNLPVTFCIDRGGLVAEDGTTHHGAFDYAYLRHVPNMVVMAPKDENELQHMVKTCLSHEGPAAVRYPRGTCLGVRMDAEPQALPVGKGEVLREGTDVAIVAVGVAVWPAVEAARRLAQEGVSAAVVNARFVKPLDAELIGSVAKRVRCLVTVEEGAKMGGFGSAVLESLSEQGILLPTVLMGLPDWYIEQGPQDLLRERYGLTAEGIYGRVRDLLARVAPALAAGRKAETAFARTGREALGDEQGS; from the coding sequence ATGTCTTTCCTGAAAACGATTCACAATCCGGCCGATCTGAAGCGGGTGCCGCCGGAACAGCTTCCGGCTCTCTGTCAGGAGATCCGGGAGCAGATCATCTCGGTCGTGTCGAGCGTCGGGGGGCACCTGGCCTCCAACCTGGGCGTCGTCGAGCTGACCGTGGCGCTGCACTATCTGCTCGACACCCCGACCGACAAGATCGTGTGGGATACGAGCAACCAGGCCTATGCCCACAAGCTGCTGACGGGACGGCGCGAGCGGTTCCACACGCTCCGCCAGTACGGCGGCCTCAGCGGCTTCTGTAAGCGCGAGGAGAGCGTGTACGACACGTTCAACGCGGGCCACGCGGGCACCGGCGTCTCGGCGGCGTTGGGCATGGTGGAGGCCCGCGACCAGCTCGATCAGACGCACAAGGTGGTCTGCGTCGTAGGGGACGGCGCGATGACGGCCGGGATGACGCTGGAAGGGCTGCACCATGCGGGCGGTCTCAAGAAGGACTTCGTCGTCATCCTGAACGACAACCAGATGTCGATCTCCAAGAACGTCGGCGCGATCTCCGCCTACCTGAATCGCACCTTCACGGGCGAGTTCTATACGAGGATCAAGGAGGAGGCCGGGCATTTCCTCCGCGCGATCCCCCAGATCGGCCAGCCCATGCAGAAGCTGGCCCGTCGGGCGGAGGAGCTGGCCAAGGGCATCATCCTGCCCGGGATCCTGTTCGAGGAGCTGGGCTTCCGGTACGTGGGGCCGATCGACGGGCACAACTTCGAGCACCTGCTCCCCACGCTGGAGAACGTCTTCAAGCTGAAGGGGCCGACGCTCGTGCACGTGATCACGAAGAAGGGGCTGGGCTACGAGCCGGCGATGAAGAACCCGGTCTGGTTCCACGCCTGCCCGGCCTTCGTGCACGAGACCGGCGAGCCGGCCAAGAAGTCGCCCCGCCCGAGCTACACGGCCCACGCGGTCAAGGCGCTGGTGGCGCTGGCGCGAAAGGATCCGCGGATCGTGGCGATCACGGCGGCCATGTGCGAAGGGACCGGCCTGACCGCCTTCGAAAAGGAGTTCCCGGACCGGCTGTACGACGTGGGCATCGCGGAGCAACACGCGGTCACGTTCGCGGCCGGCCTGGCGGCCCAGGGGATGAAGCCGGTCGTGGCCATGTACTCGACGTTCCTGCAGCGGGCCTACGACCAGGTCGTCCACGACGTCGCGACGCAGAACCTGCCGGTGACGTTCTGCATCGATCGGGGCGGCCTGGTAGCCGAGGACGGGACCACGCATCACGGGGCGTTCGACTACGCGTACCTCCGTCACGTGCCCAACATGGTCGTGATGGCGCCCAAGGACGAGAACGAGCTCCAGCACATGGTCAAGACCTGCCTCAGCCACGAAGGCCCGGCCGCGGTGCGGTATCCGCGGGGCACCTGCCTGGGCGTGCGGATGGATGCGGAGCCGCAGGCGCTGCCCGTCGGCAAGGGCGAGGTGCTGCGCGAGGGCACCGACGTGGCGATCGTGGCCGTCGGGGTCGCGGTCTGGCCGGCCGTGGAAGCGGCCCGGCGCCTGGCGCAGGAAGGCGTCTCCGCGGCGGTCGTGAACGCGCGCTTCGTCAAGCCGCTGGACGCCGAGTTGATCGGCTCGGTGGCCAAGCGGGTGCGCTGCCTCGTGACGGTGGAAGAGGGGGCCAAGATGGGCGGCTTCGGGTCGGCGGTGCTGGAATCCCTGTCCGAGCAGGGCATCCTGCTGCCGACGGTGCTCATGGGGCTGCCGGACTGGTACATCGAGCAGGGGCCGCAGGACCTCCTGCGGGAGAGGTACGGGTTGACCGCGGAGGGCATCTACGGCCGGGTCCGGGATCTCCTCGCGCGGGTGGCGCCGGCCCTCGCGGCCGGCCGGAAGGCGGAGACCGCGTTTGCCCGGACCGGCCGTGAGGCGCTGGGGGACGAGCAGGGAAGCTAG
- a CDS encoding ABC transporter substrate-binding protein — MERSRNRAVRGLGGLVAVTAVLTASLAGAGGAATEAMKGTIDQVIRILQDKELKKPERREERRQTLEKIVAERFSYEEMAKRALAAQWKALKDEERKEFVELFKALLTRTYADKIESYSGEPVHYVNERLQEGYAEVRTKVVSGKAEIPLDYRMMTIGGDWRVYDVVIDGVSLVNNYRGQFNKIIKAEGYQGLVEKLRKKSDAIEAPKTGS, encoded by the coding sequence ATGGAACGGAGCCGAAATAGAGCGGTGCGGGGGCTGGGGGGGCTGGTCGCCGTGACGGCGGTCTTGACCGCGTCGTTGGCCGGGGCGGGAGGGGCCGCCACGGAGGCGATGAAGGGCACGATCGACCAGGTGATCCGGATTCTGCAGGACAAGGAGCTCAAGAAGCCCGAGCGCCGCGAGGAGCGCCGCCAGACGCTGGAAAAGATCGTAGCGGAACGATTCAGCTACGAGGAGATGGCCAAGCGGGCGCTGGCCGCTCAGTGGAAGGCGTTGAAGGACGAGGAGCGCAAGGAATTCGTCGAGCTCTTCAAAGCCCTGCTCACCCGCACCTATGCGGACAAGATCGAGAGCTATTCGGGCGAGCCCGTCCACTACGTCAACGAGCGGCTCCAGGAAGGCTATGCGGAGGTCCGCACGAAGGTCGTGTCGGGCAAGGCGGAGATTCCGCTGGATTACCGGATGATGACGATAGGCGGGGACTGGCGCGTCTACGACGTCGTGATCGACGGCGTGAGCCTCGTCAACAATTACCGCGGTCAGTTCAACAAGATCATCAAGGCGGAAGGCTACCAGGGTTTGGTGGAGAAGCTGCGCAAGAAGTCCGATGCCATCGAGGCGCCCAAGACGGGCTCGTGA
- a CDS encoding MlaE family lipid ABC transporter permease subunit produces the protein MMARTLTRVGRTALFLIEEMGRMLLFLLATFAWLARPPFRPFQILKQLHFIGFKSSFVVILTAAFTGMVLGLQGYYSLRKFGAEAALGSAVALSMIRELGPVLASLMVTARAGSAMTAEIGIMRITEQIDALDTMAISPLQYLISPKVVASLIGVPLLVAIFDVVGIYGGYLVGVELLGVNPGSYWSSMESSVEWKDVYGGILKSVCFGLIVSWVCCYKGYYTRMSAEGLGTATTEAVVLTSVLILVWDYFLTSVLL, from the coding sequence ATGATGGCCCGCACCTTGACCCGCGTCGGTCGCACGGCCCTCTTTCTCATCGAGGAAATGGGGCGGATGCTGCTCTTCCTGCTGGCGACGTTCGCCTGGCTCGCCCGGCCGCCCTTCCGGCCCTTTCAGATCCTCAAGCAGCTCCACTTCATCGGGTTCAAGTCGTCGTTCGTGGTGATCCTGACCGCGGCCTTCACCGGCATGGTGCTGGGCCTGCAGGGGTACTACTCGCTCCGGAAATTCGGGGCCGAAGCGGCGCTGGGATCGGCCGTCGCGTTGAGCATGATTCGGGAGTTGGGGCCCGTGCTGGCCTCCCTCATGGTCACCGCCCGGGCCGGCTCCGCCATGACCGCCGAAATCGGGATCATGCGGATCACGGAGCAAATCGACGCGCTGGACACGATGGCGATCAGCCCGCTTCAGTACCTCATCTCGCCGAAGGTGGTGGCGTCGCTGATCGGGGTGCCGCTGCTGGTCGCGATCTTCGACGTCGTGGGGATCTACGGCGGCTATCTCGTCGGCGTGGAGCTGCTGGGCGTGAACCCCGGATCCTATTGGAGCTCGATGGAATCCTCGGTGGAGTGGAAGGACGTCTACGGGGGGATCCTGAAGTCGGTCTGCTTCGGGCTGATCGTCAGTTGGGTCTGCTGCTACAAGGGCTACTACACCAGGATGAGCGCGGAGGGGTTGGGCACCGCCACGACCGAAGCGGTGGTGCTGACCTCGGTGTTGATCCTGGTGTGGGACTATTTCCTGACGTCGGTGCTCTTGTAG
- the shc gene encoding squalene--hopene cyclase, whose product MKLLKSLITRLSDSLFAAAPKERSRTVQAPPLRLVAHNPQPEAPPRRSAGSALGQPESVDEAIRRSQAWFLARQDRQEGFWVAELEADTTLTSEYLMLRRFLGLVDPERERKAVRYLRDVQLPEGGWPIYYGGPAEISASVKAYFALKLAGVSADEPDMARARAAIHAKGGVVNANVFTKITLALFDQYDWRGIPSMPPEIILLPKRFYFSLYALSYWSRAVLIPLLIVFTHRPVCRIPEEQGIAELYVTPRESVQFRRELPFKKDRVPAWRMGFTWKNFFINLDRVLKLYDRVPVRTLRAIAIRKAADWLLEHMKGTGGLGAIYPAMANSIVALKCLGHAADHPLVVKALKEIEELEVYDTVQDGQGRTERLHLQPCFSPVWDTSLLVNALVEAGLSQEHPALLRAADWLLSKQTTRVGDWVVSAPQAEPGGWYFQFENEFYPDVDDSAVVLMALAKLRLPDQARQRRAVERGYRWVMAMQGSDGGWGAYDKDNNRMVFNLIPFADHRALLDPSTADLAGRCLELLGTLGYDRAHPAAVKALEFLRREQEADGSWYGRWGVNYIYGTWSVLAGLRAIGEDMSAPFVRRAVAWLEAKQNPDGGWGESCLSYADQAMAGEGESTPSQTAWALLALLSAGGVDSISVVRGVNYLLRHQKADGSWEEVKHTGTGFPRVFYLRYHWYCQYFPLWALAMYRNMRTHGQTKADELRRLACESGALRFEAGRAPGA is encoded by the coding sequence ATGAAGCTTCTCAAGAGCCTGATTACCCGTCTGTCCGATAGCCTGTTCGCCGCCGCTCCGAAAGAGCGGAGCCGGACGGTCCAGGCGCCCCCCCTGCGTTTGGTCGCGCACAATCCCCAGCCGGAGGCGCCGCCGCGGCGTTCGGCCGGCTCCGCGCTCGGCCAGCCGGAGTCGGTGGACGAGGCGATCCGGCGGAGCCAGGCCTGGTTCTTGGCCCGCCAGGACCGGCAGGAAGGATTTTGGGTTGCCGAGCTCGAAGCGGATACGACCCTGACCTCCGAATACCTGATGCTCCGCCGGTTCCTGGGGCTGGTGGATCCGGAACGGGAGCGCAAGGCGGTCCGCTACCTGCGCGACGTACAGTTGCCCGAGGGCGGCTGGCCGATCTACTACGGCGGACCGGCGGAGATCAGCGCCTCCGTCAAAGCCTATTTCGCGCTCAAACTGGCCGGCGTGTCGGCGGACGAGCCGGACATGGCCAGGGCCCGGGCGGCCATCCACGCGAAGGGCGGCGTCGTCAACGCCAACGTCTTCACGAAGATCACGCTGGCCCTCTTCGACCAGTACGACTGGCGCGGCATTCCCAGCATGCCGCCCGAGATCATCCTGCTGCCGAAGCGGTTCTACTTCAGCCTCTACGCCCTGTCCTACTGGTCGCGGGCCGTGCTCATCCCGCTGCTGATCGTCTTCACGCATCGGCCGGTGTGCCGCATTCCCGAAGAACAGGGGATTGCCGAGCTGTACGTCACGCCCCGCGAGTCGGTGCAGTTCCGGCGGGAGCTGCCGTTCAAGAAGGACCGGGTGCCCGCCTGGCGGATGGGGTTCACCTGGAAGAACTTCTTCATCAATCTGGACCGGGTGCTCAAGCTCTACGACCGCGTGCCCGTTCGGACCCTGCGCGCGATAGCGATCAGGAAGGCGGCCGACTGGCTGCTGGAGCACATGAAGGGGACCGGCGGGCTGGGCGCCATCTATCCGGCGATGGCCAACTCGATCGTGGCCCTGAAGTGTCTGGGCCACGCCGCCGACCATCCCCTGGTCGTCAAGGCGCTCAAGGAGATCGAGGAGCTGGAGGTGTACGACACCGTCCAGGACGGGCAGGGGCGGACCGAGCGGCTGCATCTGCAGCCCTGCTTCTCGCCGGTCTGGGACACGTCGTTGCTGGTGAACGCGCTGGTGGAAGCCGGGCTGTCCCAGGAGCATCCGGCCCTCCTGCGGGCCGCGGACTGGCTGCTGTCGAAGCAGACGACGCGCGTGGGCGACTGGGTCGTGTCCGCGCCGCAGGCCGAGCCGGGAGGCTGGTATTTTCAGTTCGAGAACGAGTTCTATCCGGACGTGGACGACTCGGCGGTGGTGCTGATGGCCCTGGCCAAGCTGCGGCTGCCGGATCAAGCCCGCCAGCGGCGCGCGGTCGAGCGCGGCTACCGTTGGGTGATGGCCATGCAGGGCTCGGACGGAGGCTGGGGCGCTTACGACAAGGACAACAACCGCATGGTCTTCAACCTGATCCCGTTCGCCGACCACCGGGCCCTCCTGGATCCGAGCACGGCGGACCTCGCCGGTCGGTGCCTGGAGCTCCTCGGCACGCTCGGCTACGACCGGGCGCACCCGGCGGCCGTGAAGGCGCTGGAGTTCCTCAGGCGGGAGCAGGAAGCCGACGGCAGTTGGTACGGACGGTGGGGCGTCAACTACATCTACGGAACCTGGTCGGTGCTGGCGGGCTTGCGCGCCATCGGCGAGGACATGTCCGCGCCGTTCGTGCGGCGGGCCGTGGCCTGGCTGGAGGCCAAGCAGAACCCGGACGGAGGGTGGGGGGAGTCCTGCCTCTCCTACGCGGACCAGGCCATGGCGGGCGAGGGCGAGAGCACCCCGTCCCAGACCGCCTGGGCGCTGCTGGCCCTGCTCTCGGCGGGCGGGGTGGACTCCATCAGCGTCGTGCGGGGCGTCAATTATCTCCTGCGCCACCAGAAGGCCGACGGCTCCTGGGAGGAGGTCAAGCATACGGGAACGGGGTTTCCGCGCGTGTTTTACCTGCGGTACCACTGGTACTGCCAGTATTTCCCGCTCTGGGCGCTGGCCATGTATCGCAACATGCGGACCCATGGTCAAACGAAGGCCGACGAGCTGCGTCGGCTCGCGTGCGAGTCCGGAGCCCTCCGATTCGAGGCCGGCCGGGCCCCCGGGGCCTGA